One part of the Mariniblastus fucicola genome encodes these proteins:
- a CDS encoding 3-hydroxyacyl-CoA dehydrogenase NAD-binding domain-containing protein, producing the protein MNRQEMLGQNLITGSTFLHMPSSKIVQLGFPQPDIAVIRMDTPERPGNVLDEQLFAELDSAIESLLEREDLRGAILVSSKPKIFVAGADLRRIQKTADFSDEQVIEFCEQGRAVMRKFSSGHFPTVAAIHGAAVGGGLEIALWCDYRIATDHRATKLGLPEVKLGLVPGWAGTSRLPRLSGFEAAVQLTTSGELISSSAAKEIGMIDAVVPCNDATESESLLEADAIRLLQAVKKTDWLAKRKLLEGPVQNYGDAESIVADAAKAIVANRDVFLFAPTVVLEHLARTATLDAADSEASESIAMAQVYGSPANRGLLHHYFLVRHNHKNPGLVDTSLATQKVSKLGIVGAGLMGESIATRCAAANLEIRLLDANPGAAQSAADRINDSTSSNLAKAIDSYDELEGVDLVIESVVETLNVKKSVLQKIQSAENTPDWIASNTSAIQIESMSGDLQHPESFCGIHFCHPKLMSLVEVICGPDTDEQTVADAVAFVRQLRMMPVAINDCPGFVVNRLLAAMLNESLKLYSEGYSIESIDLAMRDFGFRGGPFEIIDIIGADTCMYAGRSMWENGLKCVSLSPILPRMVKKNLLGRKSGTGFYRYESLEAEGIFDASIDDLLNDYRSPKPDSELNTESIAARILAQVAREASFILEEEIVRDARDIDLCIVHGLSFPAHRGGILFWADQIGIDTLNRLLGDETSPLLQRMELKGLSFHE; encoded by the coding sequence ATGAACCGCCAGGAAATGCTCGGGCAAAACTTGATCACTGGTTCAACGTTTCTGCATATGCCTTCCTCCAAAATCGTCCAACTTGGCTTTCCCCAGCCCGACATCGCCGTTATTCGGATGGACACGCCAGAGCGACCGGGAAATGTCCTGGATGAACAACTGTTCGCTGAACTTGATTCCGCGATCGAGAGCCTGCTCGAGCGTGAAGATCTGCGCGGCGCCATTCTTGTTTCCAGCAAGCCAAAAATCTTCGTTGCCGGTGCTGACCTGCGGCGAATTCAGAAAACGGCCGACTTCAGTGACGAACAGGTTATTGAGTTCTGCGAACAGGGCAGAGCGGTGATGCGGAAGTTCAGCTCCGGCCACTTTCCAACGGTTGCGGCAATTCACGGTGCCGCCGTGGGAGGCGGACTTGAGATTGCTCTCTGGTGCGACTACCGAATTGCGACCGATCATCGAGCCACCAAACTTGGACTGCCAGAAGTGAAACTGGGGCTGGTTCCCGGATGGGCCGGAACCAGTCGACTGCCAAGACTCTCGGGCTTTGAAGCCGCAGTCCAACTGACGACTTCTGGTGAACTGATTTCATCGTCCGCTGCCAAAGAGATTGGAATGATCGACGCGGTCGTTCCCTGTAACGACGCTACCGAATCGGAGTCGTTGCTTGAGGCCGACGCCATTCGTCTGCTGCAGGCGGTGAAAAAAACAGACTGGTTAGCAAAACGAAAATTGCTTGAAGGCCCGGTCCAAAACTACGGTGACGCCGAGTCAATCGTTGCCGACGCGGCCAAGGCAATCGTAGCCAATCGCGACGTGTTTCTGTTTGCCCCCACGGTGGTGTTGGAGCATCTGGCCAGAACCGCGACACTTGATGCGGCCGATTCGGAGGCCTCCGAATCAATTGCGATGGCTCAGGTTTACGGCAGTCCCGCCAATCGCGGCCTGCTGCATCATTACTTCTTGGTCAGACACAACCACAAGAATCCGGGCCTGGTAGACACATCGCTCGCGACCCAAAAAGTCAGCAAGCTTGGTATCGTTGGCGCCGGACTGATGGGCGAATCCATTGCCACGCGATGCGCTGCGGCCAACCTCGAAATCCGTTTGCTCGACGCAAACCCGGGCGCGGCTCAATCTGCTGCGGATCGTATCAACGATTCCACGTCCAGCAATCTGGCAAAGGCAATCGACTCGTATGATGAACTCGAGGGCGTGGACCTGGTCATCGAATCGGTCGTTGAAACGCTTAACGTCAAGAAATCAGTACTGCAGAAAATCCAGTCCGCTGAAAACACTCCGGACTGGATCGCGAGCAACACCTCCGCAATCCAGATCGAGTCCATGTCGGGCGACCTGCAGCATCCAGAGTCGTTTTGCGGCATTCACTTTTGCCACCCGAAACTGATGTCGCTGGTCGAAGTCATTTGCGGTCCCGACACGGACGAGCAAACGGTCGCGGACGCAGTCGCTTTCGTTCGCCAATTGCGGATGATGCCCGTCGCGATTAACGACTGCCCCGGGTTTGTCGTCAACCGGTTGTTGGCTGCGATGCTTAATGAGTCACTGAAACTGTACAGTGAAGGTTACTCGATTGAGTCGATTGATCTCGCGATGCGAGATTTTGGATTCCGGGGTGGTCCGTTTGAAATCATTGATATCATCGGAGCCGACACCTGCATGTATGCGGGGCGTAGCATGTGGGAAAATGGGCTGAAGTGTGTTTCGCTTTCTCCGATCCTGCCGCGGATGGTGAAGAAAAATCTGCTGGGTCGAAAATCAGGAACTGGTTTCTATCGCTACGAGTCCCTGGAAGCTGAGGGCATCTTTGATGCTTCGATCGACGACTTGCTCAATGACTACCGCAGCCCGAAACCGGACAGTGAGCTCAATACCGAATCCATTGCCGCAAGAATCTTGGCTCAGGTTGCTCGCGAAGCGTCGTTCATTCTGGAAGAAGAAATCGTCAGAGACGCACGTGATATCGACTTGTGCATCGTCCACGGACTTTCCTTTCCGGCTCACCGGGGCGGAATTCTGTTTTGGGCAGACCAAATTGGAATCGACACGCTCAACCGTTTGCTGGGCGATGAAACTTCGCCGCTGTTACAGCGGATGGAGCTGAAAGGACTGTCCTTCCACGAATAG
- a CDS encoding ABC transporter substrate-binding protein codes for MKLTLENESGLLRRFIVAAVVVCTFGGISPVGGFLSGDDASLQAQVIEKDGDWPSPLMDEEPFDVLYLDDRSDNAIIKIVPVENLDLPFPEEGNLRFEYREDSEFVLQVPYRHIESYVTFNELLLEEAEDFLRDNQYAPALRNLLYAYDHGAANDPDVRRRLQSCLFKDAVANYSDGNYELALSIFEDLYRKDPDFRVPGINASLKKTIQSCYDGMLEKRFERGDAEYIKSALDGIEKQYGEVMEDFVASWRQKFLDKAKQVLRDARKAAAEGDGRQAHYLSRLAERIQPGMKETRDVQVEITKQYPLIIVAVNQPAGDANPNRLDHWGSRRVGRLTQRTMIELTGLSDEGGRYQFLNGRFERTDDLGMEYAFIFDEKPDPLLPYSSPNQVASRLLDHANSYSPNYLPAWAKILGSVSVDGADRVAIQLRRPFVRPSALARFQYANREEDGQPIQDGVYAMTSKRGKEATFEFNERYPRESQKQYPVVIEEYYRASSDAVDALIRGEVDIVDRPALSDIPKLRKAPGIEVRAYAIPTVHFLVPKVRGEYEGSVQLIRALSTGINREGIVNDVFGGEDIDGCEPLSGPFPIGSDEYDQVSYGYDMKVKSLPYQQRLSMVLSHMANTTKTKKFPKGRSAPPTIVLAHPSGSLATAACEKIKQSWEESGIATTLRPLAKEISFPEDDNWDMLYVEAAIEEPLTDATRIMGTYGIAKDVSSPVDQSLQKLGYAESWQDASRTLRRIHRQVSNDLSIIPMYQIKEHFAFRKNVYGLGRDLIHLYQNIRRWRIEGYASEQKEAK; via the coding sequence ATGAAACTTACACTTGAAAACGAATCGGGTCTTCTGCGTCGCTTCATCGTGGCGGCGGTAGTTGTTTGTACTTTTGGCGGCATCAGCCCTGTCGGCGGTTTCCTGTCAGGCGATGACGCGTCACTGCAGGCGCAAGTGATCGAAAAAGACGGTGACTGGCCTTCGCCGCTAATGGATGAAGAGCCGTTCGACGTTTTGTATCTGGACGACAGAAGTGACAACGCGATTATCAAGATCGTGCCCGTCGAGAATCTGGATCTGCCGTTTCCGGAAGAAGGCAATCTGCGGTTCGAATACCGTGAGGATTCCGAGTTCGTTTTGCAGGTGCCGTATCGTCACATCGAAAGCTACGTAACCTTTAACGAGCTTCTGCTTGAAGAGGCAGAAGATTTCCTTCGCGACAATCAATACGCTCCGGCGCTTCGCAATCTGCTGTACGCCTATGATCACGGGGCAGCCAATGATCCCGACGTCAGAAGGCGACTTCAGAGCTGCCTGTTCAAAGACGCCGTAGCCAATTACTCGGACGGCAACTACGAACTTGCTCTTTCCATCTTCGAAGATCTCTATCGAAAAGATCCGGATTTTCGCGTTCCCGGAATCAATGCGTCACTGAAGAAGACCATTCAAAGTTGCTACGACGGAATGCTGGAAAAGCGTTTTGAAAGAGGCGACGCAGAATACATTAAGTCCGCTCTGGACGGAATCGAAAAACAGTACGGCGAGGTGATGGAAGATTTCGTCGCCAGTTGGCGACAGAAGTTTCTTGACAAGGCGAAACAGGTGCTGCGTGATGCCCGCAAAGCCGCCGCGGAAGGCGACGGACGCCAGGCTCACTACCTGTCCCGGTTGGCAGAGCGAATCCAACCAGGCATGAAGGAGACACGGGACGTTCAGGTCGAGATCACCAAACAGTACCCTCTGATTATCGTCGCGGTAAATCAACCAGCAGGCGATGCGAACCCGAATCGACTGGATCACTGGGGTTCACGACGCGTTGGAAGACTGACTCAGCGAACGATGATTGAACTGACAGGGCTCAGCGACGAAGGCGGACGCTATCAATTCCTCAACGGACGTTTCGAACGCACGGACGATTTGGGAATGGAGTACGCTTTCATTTTCGATGAAAAACCCGATCCGCTGCTGCCTTATTCGTCACCGAATCAGGTCGCGTCGCGGTTGCTCGATCATGCCAATTCGTATTCGCCGAACTACCTACCGGCATGGGCAAAGATTTTGGGCTCTGTTTCTGTTGATGGAGCCGATCGCGTTGCAATTCAGCTTCGCCGTCCGTTCGTAAGACCTTCAGCGCTGGCTCGTTTTCAATACGCCAACCGTGAAGAAGACGGCCAGCCCATTCAGGATGGTGTCTATGCGATGACGTCCAAGCGAGGCAAAGAAGCCACGTTTGAATTCAACGAACGTTATCCTCGCGAATCACAAAAACAGTACCCCGTTGTCATTGAAGAGTACTACAGAGCGTCGTCGGATGCGGTGGATGCGCTGATTCGAGGCGAAGTCGACATTGTGGATCGCCCTGCTTTGTCCGACATCCCGAAACTGCGTAAGGCACCTGGAATCGAAGTTCGTGCATACGCGATCCCGACCGTTCATTTTCTGGTTCCCAAGGTTCGCGGCGAGTACGAAGGTTCCGTTCAGCTTATACGGGCTCTTTCGACCGGCATCAATCGGGAAGGCATTGTGAACGATGTCTTTGGCGGCGAAGACATTGACGGGTGTGAACCGCTGAGTGGGCCGTTTCCGATCGGCAGTGACGAGTACGATCAGGTTTCTTACGGCTACGACATGAAAGTCAAATCGCTTCCGTATCAACAGCGATTGTCGATGGTTTTGTCTCATATGGCCAACACAACAAAGACCAAAAAGTTCCCCAAAGGTCGCTCGGCTCCGCCAACAATTGTGCTGGCTCACCCCTCTGGTTCGCTGGCGACCGCGGCGTGCGAAAAAATCAAACAAAGCTGGGAGGAGTCCGGAATCGCCACGACACTGCGACCGTTGGCCAAGGAAATTTCGTTCCCTGAGGACGACAACTGGGACATGCTTTATGTCGAAGCCGCGATTGAAGAACCGTTGACGGACGCTACCCGGATCATGGGAACGTATGGAATCGCGAAAGACGTTTCCTCTCCCGTTGATCAGTCACTTCAGAAACTGGGCTATGCCGAATCGTGGCAGGATGCGAGTCGTACGTTGCGTCGAATCCATCGTCAGGTTTCCAACGACCTGTCTATCATCCCGATGTACCAGATCAAGGAACACTTTGCGTTTCGCAAAAATGTTTACGGGCTGGGGCGCGACCTGATTCATCTTTACCAGAACATTCGTCGCTGGCGGATCGAAGGGTACGCAAGCGAGCAAAAGGAAGCGAAATGA
- the kdsB gene encoding 3-deoxy-manno-octulosonate cytidylyltransferase has protein sequence MAKELNSVIVVPARRHSTRLPEKMLLAETGKPLIVHTVQSAALNSKTKSIIVATDDQEIFDAVQRFGAIAEMTSADHASGTDRVAEVAQRHPEFEVVVNLQGDEPEISADAIDLAISILEANPNAVVATLATPIRSERLLEDPACVKVVVDGSGQAMYFSRSPIPHARTWSDELLDGPQANFLQHVGLYAYRRDFLLNFPELPPCPTEKLESLEQLRVLSAGYPIHVGLIDEPVVGIDTREDYELFVRKWVNG, from the coding sequence ATGGCAAAAGAATTGAACTCGGTGATTGTGGTGCCCGCCCGGCGGCACTCGACGCGACTGCCTGAAAAAATGTTGTTGGCCGAAACGGGAAAGCCACTGATCGTACATACGGTGCAATCCGCGGCTCTCAACTCAAAAACAAAATCAATTATTGTGGCGACCGACGATCAGGAAATCTTTGATGCGGTGCAACGTTTCGGTGCAATTGCGGAGATGACTTCTGCGGATCACGCCAGCGGAACCGATCGCGTTGCAGAAGTCGCACAGCGACATCCGGAGTTCGAAGTTGTCGTCAATTTGCAGGGCGACGAACCGGAGATCTCCGCGGACGCAATCGACCTTGCGATATCCATTTTGGAGGCGAACCCGAATGCCGTCGTGGCGACTTTGGCGACTCCGATTCGTTCCGAAAGGCTCCTTGAAGATCCCGCTTGCGTGAAAGTGGTGGTCGATGGAAGCGGTCAGGCGATGTACTTCAGCCGAAGTCCGATTCCACACGCTCGAACCTGGAGCGATGAATTGCTCGACGGACCGCAGGCGAATTTCCTGCAACACGTCGGCCTGTACGCGTATCGTCGCGACTTCCTGCTGAATTTTCCGGAATTGCCGCCGTGTCCAACCGAGAAGCTGGAGTCTCTGGAGCAGCTGCGAGTGCTCTCTGCAGGATATCCGATCCATGTCGGATTGATTGATGAACCGGTCGTTGGAATCGACACTCGCGAGGACTACGAACTGTTTGTCAGAAAATGGGTTAACGGATAG
- a CDS encoding DUF1844 domain-containing protein, with translation MSDSEEPKIIVDEDWKSQVEKEKEVLREQESESAEPDSPQQGQQEIPEASFQVLLATLGTQAMAMLGLLPNFDGNGNTPVNLPMARHLIDMVGVLDEKTKGNLSDEEAAMLTENLHQLRMAYMAVSQQGASANPDSASSGGSIELP, from the coding sequence ATGTCAGATTCTGAAGAACCAAAAATCATTGTCGACGAAGACTGGAAGTCTCAGGTCGAAAAAGAAAAAGAAGTGCTCCGCGAACAGGAGAGCGAATCCGCGGAGCCCGATTCTCCGCAGCAAGGACAGCAGGAAATTCCAGAAGCATCCTTCCAGGTTTTGCTGGCGACGCTGGGAACCCAGGCGATGGCCATGCTGGGTTTGCTTCCCAATTTCGATGGCAATGGCAACACTCCGGTGAATTTGCCGATGGCTCGGCATTTGATCGATATGGTTGGCGTTCTGGATGAGAAAACCAAAGGCAACCTGTCTGATGAAGAAGCCGCCATGCTGACCGAAAACCTGCATCAACTTCGCATGGCCTACATGGCGGTGTCTCAGCAAGGTGCGTCAGCAAATCCTGATTCTGCATCGTCCGGCGGTTCTATTGAACTACCATAG
- a CDS encoding CTP synthase → MTKHIFVTGGVVSSLGKGLTSASIGMLLERSGLSVRMQKLDPYINVDPGTMSPYQHGEVYVLDDGSETDLDLGHYERFTNSPLSRQSNFTTGQIYLSVIEKERRGEFLGKTVQVIPHITNEIKQCIFDLGRPGDDGEKVDVVITEIGGTVGDIESQPFLEAIRQFSLDHGKENCLYIHLTLVPYLKAAGELKTKPTQHSVGLLRQIGIQPDLLICRTERELPTEEKDKIALFCNVPKESVIEERDKDFSIYEVPLSLVEHGLHSQIIRKLGLDQKTPDVGDWRDILHRLRNPKTEISIAVVGKYAEHKDAYKSIYEAIDHGGIKHQAQIRIARIQSEEIEREGPERLLAGYHGILVPGGFGERGVEGKVEAIRWARERKIPFLGICLGMQCAVIEYARNVVGLENANSSEFDKNAKHPVICLLDEQRNVTDKGGTMRLGAQDSTVRAGTVTHECYGTDSIYERHRHRYEFNNQYRQQMEANGLVIAATSKEDSLVEVVEVKDHPWFVAVQYHPEFKSKPTGSHPLFAGFVKAATEKKSSQSSSPSGANPPRPRVAHPSESAES, encoded by the coding sequence ATGACCAAACATATTTTCGTAACCGGCGGGGTCGTAAGTTCACTGGGTAAAGGACTTACCAGTGCTTCGATCGGAATGCTGCTCGAACGCAGCGGTCTGAGCGTTCGAATGCAAAAGCTTGACCCCTATATCAATGTCGATCCCGGCACGATGAGTCCGTATCAGCACGGCGAGGTTTACGTGCTCGATGATGGCAGCGAAACCGATCTGGACCTCGGCCACTACGAGCGGTTCACCAACAGCCCGCTCTCTCGACAATCAAACTTTACGACCGGTCAGATCTATCTGAGCGTGATCGAAAAAGAACGTCGCGGCGAGTTTCTTGGCAAAACAGTCCAGGTGATTCCGCACATCACCAACGAAATCAAACAGTGTATTTTCGATTTGGGGCGGCCCGGCGACGATGGCGAAAAAGTCGACGTCGTGATCACGGAAATCGGCGGAACAGTCGGCGATATTGAAAGCCAGCCTTTCCTGGAAGCGATCCGCCAGTTCTCGCTGGATCATGGAAAAGAGAATTGCCTCTACATCCATCTGACTTTGGTGCCGTACCTGAAAGCCGCCGGCGAGTTGAAGACCAAACCGACTCAGCATTCAGTGGGCCTGTTGCGGCAGATCGGTATTCAGCCCGATCTGTTGATCTGCCGAACGGAACGTGAGTTGCCGACGGAAGAGAAAGACAAGATCGCTCTGTTCTGCAACGTGCCCAAAGAATCAGTGATCGAAGAACGCGACAAAGATTTTTCGATCTACGAAGTTCCGCTCAGCCTGGTTGAACACGGACTGCATTCGCAAATCATTCGTAAGCTGGGGCTCGATCAGAAAACGCCGGACGTAGGCGATTGGAGAGACATTCTTCATCGGTTGCGGAATCCGAAAACGGAAATCAGTATCGCCGTCGTTGGCAAGTATGCGGAACACAAAGACGCTTACAAGTCGATTTACGAAGCGATCGATCACGGCGGTATCAAGCACCAGGCTCAGATTCGCATCGCCCGAATTCAGTCAGAGGAAATCGAACGTGAGGGTCCGGAAAGGTTGCTTGCGGGCTACCATGGAATTCTGGTGCCTGGCGGATTCGGCGAACGTGGCGTCGAAGGAAAAGTTGAAGCGATTCGCTGGGCTCGCGAACGCAAGATACCGTTTCTTGGCATATGCCTGGGGATGCAATGCGCTGTTATTGAATATGCCCGAAACGTTGTCGGCCTGGAGAATGCCAACTCAAGCGAGTTCGATAAAAACGCCAAACATCCGGTCATCTGTTTGCTCGACGAGCAGCGCAACGTCACGGACAAAGGTGGCACGATGCGACTCGGAGCTCAGGACTCGACCGTGCGAGCGGGCACTGTTACGCATGAATGCTACGGTACCGATTCGATTTATGAACGGCATCGCCATCGCTACGAATTCAATAATCAGTACCGTCAGCAAATGGAAGCCAACGGCCTTGTGATTGCCGCGACCAGCAAAGAGGACTCGCTGGTAGAGGTTGTCGAGGTAAAGGACCATCCGTGGTTCGTGGCGGTTCAGTATCATCCGGAATTCAAGTCAAAACCAACCGGCTCACATCCGCTCTTTGCCGGGTTCGTGAAAGCCGCGACCGAAAAGAAATCCAGTCAATCATCCAGTCCGTCGGGAGCGAACCCGCCCCGGCCACGCGTTGCTCATCCCAGTGAATCAGCTGAAAGTTAA
- a CDS encoding DUF1559 family PulG-like putative transporter, with amino-acid sequence MKSSSRTGFTLVELLVVIAIIGILIGMLLPAVQAVREAARRTQCMNQLRQIALASLNYESASMRFPSSGFQAAGFEAGGLVQPILGRENLGWGYQILAQIEQENLRKLRADGIGQGSLISAGTVPAYNCPSRDSERFLTDPSTGEVTALGDYAGFFVGLDFPTFVTEITIPWDGTIDFQPELDPEVQSESSRVWLGAITKAGHVQTDGSLLKNSRIGFGSLTDGSSNTLLYGEKAVLSTQYQPEGTYDTVPWEAQGYLASSYWSTMRTLGPAGTMVADNDFSYIDSAGYSEAHQKGFGSSHPGNVNFALCDGSTHSLTLDIGAYELYQLGHRSDGSVVDVTEF; translated from the coding sequence ATGAAATCGTCCAGTAGAACTGGCTTTACTCTCGTGGAACTTTTGGTGGTCATCGCGATCATTGGTATTCTTATCGGCATGCTTTTGCCTGCAGTTCAAGCGGTCCGCGAAGCTGCCCGCAGAACCCAGTGCATGAATCAGTTGCGTCAGATCGCACTTGCAAGTCTCAACTATGAATCGGCCAGCATGCGTTTCCCGAGCTCGGGTTTTCAAGCTGCCGGTTTTGAAGCAGGTGGCCTAGTCCAACCGATTCTCGGTCGCGAAAACCTTGGCTGGGGTTACCAAATCCTCGCTCAGATCGAACAAGAGAATCTTCGCAAGCTCCGCGCGGACGGTATCGGACAAGGCTCACTGATTTCTGCTGGAACTGTTCCTGCCTACAACTGCCCGTCTCGCGATAGCGAGCGATTCCTTACAGATCCATCGACGGGAGAAGTCACCGCACTTGGCGATTACGCCGGATTCTTTGTCGGGCTCGACTTCCCAACGTTCGTGACTGAGATCACGATCCCGTGGGACGGCACGATTGACTTTCAGCCAGAACTGGACCCTGAAGTTCAGTCTGAATCATCACGAGTATGGCTTGGCGCGATCACAAAAGCTGGACACGTTCAAACGGATGGTTCACTGCTCAAGAACTCTCGCATCGGGTTCGGATCACTGACTGACGGATCTTCGAACACACTTTTGTACGGCGAGAAAGCAGTCCTCTCGACTCAATACCAGCCGGAAGGCACCTACGACACCGTCCCTTGGGAAGCTCAAGGTTACCTGGCGTCAAGCTACTGGTCGACGATGCGTACGCTGGGTCCTGCCGGAACGATGGTTGCCGACAATGACTTTTCTTACATCGACAGTGCCGGTTACTCTGAAGCCCACCAAAAAGGCTTCGGATCATCTCATCCTGGAAACGTCAACTTCGCCCTGTGCGATGGCTCAACGCATTCGTTGACGCTCGACATTGGCGCCTACGAGCTCTACCAGCTCGGACACCGTTCGGATGGATCTGTTGTTGATGTGACAGAATTTTAG